tatcataaaaataaaaataaatagcaGTGAAGGTTTTCAAATAAGTGTTTTGGAAGACAACGTACCTGTGTGTGTGCGAACGTGCGCCAGGAAGGCCATGGAGTTGCTGCTCTTGCACACCTTGCCGCAGTGCTTGCACACGCTGCCCTGGTTCTCCTCGCGCTCGCGGTTGATCTGCTCCGTGTCCTCCAGGACATACTTGTTGACCTCGCGCAGCAGCTCCTCATGCTTCTCCTTGATGTGCACGAACAGCTCCTGCTCCGTctcgaacgggtccgtgcacttGACGCACTTGAAGGTGGCGCCGCCCTCCGGAAGCTCCTCGATGCTGGCCTGCTCGTTGCGCAGGTGGGCGGCGCTGGTCAGGTGCTGGTGCAGGTTGCTCTCCGTGTAGAAGGACTTGCCACACAGCATGCAGTGGAAGTGCTTCTCCTTGGTCGGGTGCTTCATGGAGATGTGCACATTGAGGCCACTCATACCGTCCGCCACGAAGCCGCAGTCTTCGCAGCGGATGCGGGGGTTGGGAGTTAACCCCTTGGACAGACCTGAGGCCCCTACAGGTTTGGTTCTTTTGATCTTCAGAAAACTGCCCGCCCCGGCCAGGCCACTTCCAGCCAGGCCAGAGTGGCCCTCAACAGAGTGAGCCATGCGTTCTTCATGCAGAGCCAGCTCGGCTTCAGTCAAGGACTTGAGAGGTACGATGCAAGCGTCGAACGGCAGCGCCCTGGTGAGCTGTTTCTCTGCGGAAGAGATGTCGGGTTTCTCATCAGCCATCTCAACATCGTCGTCTGAACAGACTAGCTCTGGCTCCGCATCGGGCTCGGCCCCTTCCTTCTGGCCTTCCTCAGGCAGTGTTATGGTGATGTCTGCTGGTGCTTCCTGAGGCTCAATCGTACATGGAGCTTCGTTGCTGGTTTGTTCCGAGCCACCATCGGATGCCTCACCAGCCACCTGGATCTCCATGTTTTCCTCAACAACAGTGCCACTAACTTCCACTACTGGGGCTGCATGCTCGTTGCTCAAAACGTCAAAAGTCTGTGTGGGGTTAGTGGTAATATGCTCTGTGTCTGTGGGCTGGTCTGTAGCTGTGTCTGTGGGTTGCTCTGTATCGGTGATAGGGGGCTGGTCCTTGTCTGTGTTGTTGGGCTTGTCTGTGTCTGTGGGttggtctgtatctgtgtctgtgggtTGCTCTGTATCGGTGATAGGGGgctggtctgtgtctgtgttgatgggctggtctgtgtctgtgggttggtctgtatctgtgtctgtgggtTGGTCTGTGTCTATAATGTTAGGCTGgactgtatctgtgtctgtgggtTGCTCTGTATCGGTGATAGGGGgctggtctgtgtctgtgttgttgGGCAGGTCTGTGTCTGTGGGTTGCTCTGTATCTATTTCTGTGGGTTGGTCTGTGTCTATAATGTTaggctggtctgtagttgtgtctgTGGGCTGGTCTGTGTTAGTGGGCTGCTCTATGTCTGTGTCAGGGGGCACTAAGGGGGAGGGATCCTCAGTGTGAGAATTGTTGTCAGCATCAGGGTTATCTCTGCTCCCCAGCTCCATGGCCTCCTCCTCCGGCTGTACCAGGTCTTTTATCACAAAGTTTTCCAGGTTCTCTAGGTAGACCTCACTCTTCTGCTTATGCTTGTCCGTGGAGGCGTGGCGAGACATCTCTCGACGCGTGACCGCGTAGTAGCTACACGCCAGGCACACAAACTCAAAGTCCCGGGTGTGTCTCCTCTTCACGTGGAGGTCGAGGGAGGGAATCGAATGAGCTACGAAGTTGCAATGGCTGCAGGAGTTGACCAAGTCGTACTTGCTCTTTTTCGGGCTGCTCACTTGTGCTTTGTCGTCGTCTTGCGACAGCTCCCCTGCTTCGTCCGtggccccctcctctcctttggACCCTGCTCTGACTGCACTATTGTGATGTATAGCCTCACCCTCGCTGGCCTGAGAGCCTGACTCTGTACTCACAACCTGCACTGATGTATCCAGGTCCACTTGGCCATCACTGCTAGCATCCTCCATGCGTTTAAGGTGCTTCTTTGTGATACAGTGTCGGTCCATGTCACCTTTCGTCACACAGTTGTAAGAACAAAGCCTGCAGGTGTAGCTGTACTGCCGGCTGTGCTTACGACGAATATGGACGTTTAGATTGGTACTATTGGAAGCGAGAAGGCCACAGTATTCACATGTAGTTGCAGCAGGCCCGTTTGgcctgcctctcctcctcttgGGGGGTCTTCTCTCGTCCATGTGCTCTTCCATGTTCTCCAACACGGCTTTCGCAGCCTCAACAGCTTTCTCATTAACATCAGGGTGCAGCTCTCCATCATGTCCAATGACCCCTACTGCCACGTCATCTGTCAGCATGTCGTCACCGACCGAATCTATGCTCACCTTGTCAACGCACTCCTCAAAGGAGGACCCTGTGTTTTTCTCCTCAGCCACATGCTGGTGGCTCTCCGAGGACACATGTGTGTCCATCCATTCAGATGTAGCGGTGTAGTAGTGGCAGATATTACAGAGGAAGCGATGCTCGCCATGGTGCTTTAGCCGAGCGTGGCTCTCCAGCAAAGCCGAGTTACTGACCCTGAATTCGCAGCTCCCGCACTGCAGCTGGAACCTGGCACCGAGCGCACGCTTGGACGCCCGGGTCTGAGTCATCCTGGAGGCAAAGATTTGAGCCTGTTCGGCTGTCTTCTTGTCCATGGGTGACGAGAGGCCAGAGGATTCCCTGCTTTCCGTGACTCGTTTGTTGTGCTTGTTACTAAGACAGTGCTTTTCGTAGTCGCACTTTGCCACACAGGCGTACAAGCAGACTTCACAGAAGTAATTCATCTCTTTGGTGTGGCGTCTCTTGATGTGTGTATCTAGACTGGGCTTGTCCCTAAACTCGTGACCACAGTAGCTGCAAGCATGTATAGTCTTGGGCTTGGGGCCCCGTTTACCTACTATCTTCTTACCGGGGGTCTCTTCTTGCTCCTCCTCTGCTATCTCCTCTGTAGCTATTGTAGTCACCTTCCTATCAAAAATATCTCTCCCTGTCCCTTGTTTCTCAGCAATTTCCTCTTTGGCTATTATTGTAGTCACCTCCCCCTCAGAACCCCCTGCATCTGTGCCCTGGCTCTGACTCTCTGTGGCATCCTGCTGTCTCTCACTGCTGCTCACTTTCTCCTCAGTGTCTCCACCTGTCTTGTAATTTGAACTCTGTGCTGTTGCTCCGGTTGTGGAGCCATCTATTTCAACAAGTACATCAGCTGAGCTCACACCTCTGGTCTTTCCTCTACCGGTGTGCTTCCTCTTGGAGTGAATCTTCAAGGCAGTTGGAGTTTTGGCCACAAAGCCACAGATGGGACAGGTACAGCCATAACCTGTCTCCGGGGTAACGTTCACCTCAGCCCGAGGGGCTGGtctgactccttccatcagccACCTCACCGCCGGTGTCCTCCTCAATCTCTCCTGTGCTTTCAGCTGTGACATCATCAGGCCTGGGCCTCTTCGCTGGGGAAGGAATTCCTCCACTCTccatttcctctgtggagacacTTCCTGTGTCCCCATGATGAGGCACCTTGTCCTCATTAATCTCCTTCCCTGACCTTAATTCTCTGTCCATGTTAGACACCTCCTTTACATGAGAAGAGGAAATTGGACTCTGTTCCAGCAATCAATTAAGTTATGATCCTGTTCCTGTAAAAGAACATTTAAGATGGGCAATCCTCATATAATTGACTGTGAAATTAGCTGAACAAAATAAATATAACAATACTGTGTTTCAAATTGTATAGAAGGAGTAGGCTATTCAGAGATCATTCTGCATGTTCAAAAATGAAGTAGGCCAAATGTAGCTATCGGTCGCCATCTAGTGCTTTTAGAATGAAACTGTTCAATGATAAGGTGGTTGATGTTGGATATTAGCATGTGATCAAATGACTATCTCTAGATAAAAATAAGCTAAAAAACGGGGAAAGGCAGTGAGTGGTCAGTAGCATAGATTGAAGTAGGCTACAATTAATTAGGCCTAGATTCTATTTACCTCTCCCCTTTAAATCTATTTAACTTCACTACCTAATTTATAAACATTATACAATAGACTTTGTACATCTGATGGTTGACACAGTCACCTAACAAGAACTTAGCCGGCTTAGATATTTCACTCTCCCTTCTTGTGACCTATCTACATCTAGGCCCCATCTCTCTGGATGGGGTCCCAATCGCTTGGGAGACTTTTGGCCAAAATGTCATTGCTATGCAATATTTGTTTCAGCCTGATGCCAAAAATATGATTCCCAATTACATGGGACATGGCCCCACCTTGACATTACAAGAACTCATTTTTGTTCCCCATCAGATTTTATGACTACTCTCCTCAAACTTATAGATACTACGTGAAATGAATTATATGCGTGGTCAAGTTTGCTTTAAAAGTAGGCAATGATTTATAAATGTCTCAATTAACTCAACCTGACCTGAACCTTTTCCCACCTGTTCCAGTAACCAGTCTAGCCACCCTCTCACATGCCTTGCCAAGACATGTCTTCAGAGTATTGATTTATCTCACGATAGTGTCAAATTGATGAGAGATTACATggtaaaaaatataaacgcaacatgcaacaatttcaaagattttgctgagttacagttcatataaggaactaaattgaaataaataaattaggccctaatctatggatttcacatgactggccaggggcgcagccatgggtggccatgggagggcataggcccacccacttgggagccaggccaacACACTGGGGAGcgaggcccagccaatcagaatgagtttttccccacaaaagggctatATTACAGACAGAATTACTCCTCCGCACCCGCCTGCGAAgaaaccggatgtggaggtcctcggctggtgtggttacacgtggtctgcggttgtgaggccagttggatgtactaccaaattctctaaaacgacgttggaggtggcttatagtagagaaattaacatttaaattatctggcaacagctctggtggacattcctgcagtcagcataccaattgcacactccctcaaaatttgagacatcagtggcattgtgttgtgtgacaaaactgctcgttttagtggccttttactgtccccagcacactgtgcacctgtttaatgatcatgctgtttaatcagcttcttgatatgccacacctatcaggtggatggattatcttgacaaaggattaaatgctcactaacagggatgtaaacaaatttgttcacaaaatttgagagaaataagctttttgtgcgtatggaaaatgtctgtcctcttttatttcagctcatgaaacatgggaccagcactttacatgttgcatttatatttttgatcagtgtAATTAAAGACTTGAAGGAGGTCAGGTGGTTACTGGAGTGAGAAAATACAGTATGTGATGAAAGTAGAATAATTAATAAGGGCATGAAAGGCACTTTGCATGTTTTCAGTCAGTCAGGGAGTGAATACAATTATCTGACGAACTGTGTCTATCACTTGACAGCCAACCAGGTACATTTCACATATTATTGCACGAATTCAAACTGTATTTTCCTGCTGAAGACTCGTTATTCAGCCCGTCTCCACGTTGCCCTGGACAGAGCGGAATGTTAAGCAGAGGTAGGCAAGTAGCTCCTTATCTAACtagcttagcattagctagcGTTAGCCACTTAAAGGAACGCGggtctaactagctagctagctagtagctagcatAGTTGTTCTGGTCCGGTGGTTATGCATGTACGAGATAGTTAAGGCTAGTGGCTACCAATGCCAGAGCTCTGCAAAAACTTCTCAATTTATGGGTCATGATTCCAATCGGTATCTAAGCAATATTCGACTTTTGGGAAATTAGCGTCATCATTCCAATCGGTATCTAAGCAATATTCGACTTTTGGGAAATTAGCGTCAAAGTCGGTTTGGATGTAGCTATTTCATTCATACTCGTTCCTATTTATGGCAACTATCATTTCGATTCCGATATGTTCAAAATATTCATGAAAATACAGAAGAGCTAGTAATTTGAGTTACGTGAAGCCAATCCTATCAGATAACAGTATTTTCACTGTCGTCCAATGAGAGCGGCACATAAGTGTGTCTTGTTTGTTCCTATGCTCCTGAAAACGACGGCAGCACAGAGGCCCAAAAAGGAAGCTAATGTCGACCTTTGAAATACTGGTGTTTATAAGCTAAACAGTTGCTGTACATAAATTGTAAGTATCCATAATGCTTTAGGAATTACAGACCCATATTTAAGTAATCGATATGATGGTAGTTTTATCAGCTTACCTACAATTTCCCCAGTATTCTCAATGTCCGCGCTTTTCCCCCTTGGTCACAAGTGGCGTACCGTAGCACGTACCATACGTCACTCTAGCAAGCTGATGCCGCGTTCCAGACAACTCGGAAATTCCCGACTTAGAATGATGATGGGTTGGGGTTTAATGCCGCGTTCatatgctagtcggaactaggaaactcagaaATGTCTGACTTGCTGATTCGTTGAACGCGTTTCGTGTAACACTTCAACCAGTTAGTAAGACGGATGTTTCCTAGTTCCAACTAGTACGTGAACGCTTTCACTTGTAGGCCTACATTCTTTCACATCATTGCAGATTAAAGAAATGAGATGGCAGAGAGGGAACTAGCCTACTTTTTAGACAACTGAGATGCTCAACAACAGGTATCAAATGATCACACCTGTGATCAGGGGCTCAGTTCCAGCAAGGCGAGGAAGACAGAATCTCAATCTCATAATGAGTAGATTtgggatgcaaggtgatttgtagatcagtgattctgcaCAGTCTGACTGCAATGTAATTGATCTCAAACATGTACTATTTCTCCAGTAATTCACCTTCAACCCTAGTCTTTTTTTGCACTGTCCCTGTATTCCACTGCTCAATTTCATTGGCAATTGTATACAGCCCACAAGTGGGAGCATcactccagacagacacacaatgtaTCAATTAACATTGTCAGCGATTAATCACCGTAGTAGCCATGTGACGTCCCTGTTCGTTGGTGAGGTTTGAAAATGGATTAATGTGCCTTAATTGATATGGTAGTCTGTCAGGTCAGGAGGTGATAAATTATACCCGTGCATTGAGTACACTGTTTACTTTCCCAGTAATTTTCCTTAATTCATCACAGTCAAAATTATATGACATGGATGGTTGGGAACGCAGCCCCCATCTCCAATTTTTCATTAGGTTCATTAGTCACTTGTACCCAGTTGTCTTTACTAAGGGAGGAAGGGTTGGCTATGTTGGATACTGACTGAAACTGCCTGTCTTCCTTGCAGGATGCCTCATCATCAATAAATTGATTTCACGCAACAAACCAACATTTGCTCTTTGGTCCTTTCATTAGTTATCTCGAAGCAATTGCAAATAGAAAATTGAATTGGTTATTGATTTTTAACAGTGATGGCTTGAGATACATTTTGATGTAACCCCATTGcaaataataattaaaataaaCACTGCTTGAATGGCTGACCATGCTTCTCCTAGAAGAACACTAGAGGGTGCTAAAATGTTTTCCCCATGGTTAGTAATACATGTAATAACACAGAACCCATAATACCTGCATTTAGGTATTTGCCTGTTAGATACAATATGGACGGTGTGCAGTACTGCTACCAGGGTTGAGCGAATTACGAAATAATGACTATTAAAATGATAAAATATGTCATcctttgaaaataataaaaaagagTAATCTAATGTGATTCTGTTGTTACTTTGACTATACTTTGTATAGTGCATGTGTTGTGTAGTCTCATTCCTTTTGTACTGAGGGGGAGGGGGCTACCAGGTGATTTGCGATCACATGTCCAGGTGTTTTAGATCAGTGCAGAAATTGAGATCAGAAGAGGACCCCACTTAGGCTTTTAGGCTGCACCCAAATTTCCTACCCAGAACCCTGAGCAGTCTTGAATGAGATGGTCATATTTTACAGGATTTGTACCTCCAGCGTAGACTTTGAAACAATAGGTTACTTACTGTATAATAAAACAACTATTACAGATTGGCATATTTCTAATAATCCATCaagtatgtggtcctctgtagctcagctggtagagcacggcgcttgtaacgccaaggtagtgggttcgatcgccgggaccacccatacaaaaaaaaaatgtatgcacgcatgactgtaagtcgctttggataaaagcgtctgctaaatggcattatttaTTATTAAGTTATTTGAATCCATGAAATATAACCTTATTTTCCGTAAGGACGCTCTGTATAAACCGTAACAATATATGTTATGCAATGCCgtgaaaatcaattttaattgtgACTAAGTCATAAACTATCAAATGGTTTCTGAGTTCCTTGTTACTACTGTCTTGCCCTAGAAACAACTATTGTAGAATACCTGTGGGTTATCACAGTTCAACGACAAAGAGGAAGGCCTCTCCTTGGCCTTGAACTCTGCTTTTATGACAGTATTTTTGAATTGGAGACAAT
The Coregonus clupeaformis isolate EN_2021a unplaced genomic scaffold, ASM2061545v1 scaf0356, whole genome shotgun sequence genome window above contains:
- the LOC121560965 gene encoding zinc finger protein 407-like, which translates into the protein MEGVRPAPRAEVNVTPETGYGCTCPICGFVAKTPTALKIHSKRKHTGRGKTRGVSSADVLVEIDGSTTGATAQSSNYKTGGDTEEKVSSSERQQDATESQSQGTDAGGSEGEVTTIIAKEEIAEKQGTGRDIFDRKVTTIATEEIAEEEQEETPGKKIVGKRGPKPKTIHACSYCGHEFRDKPSLDTHIKRRHTKEMNYFCEVCLYACVAKCDYEKHCLSNKHNKRVTESRESSGLSSPMDKKTAEQAQIFASRMTQTRASKRALGARFQLQCGSCEFRVSNSALLESHARLKHHGEHRFLCNICHYYTATSEWMDTHVSSESHQHVAEEKNTGSSFEECVDKVSIDSVGDDMLTDDVAVGVIGHDGELHPDVNEKAVEAAKAVLENMEEHMDERRPPKRRRGRPNGPAATTCEYCGLLASNSTNLNVHIRRKHSRQYSYTCRLCSYNCVTKGDMDRHCITKKHLKRMEDASSDGQVDLDTSVQVVSTESGSQASEGEAIHHNSAVRAGSKGEEGATDEAGELSQDDDKAQVSSPKKSKYDLVNSCSHCNFVAHSIPSLDLHVKRRHTRDFEFVCLACSYYAVTRREMSRHASTDKHKQKSEVYLENLENFVIKDLVQPEEEAMELGSRDNPDADNNSHTEDPSPLVPPDTDIEQPTNTDQPTDTTTDQPNIIDTDQPTEIDTEQPTDTDLPNNTDTDQPPITDTEQPTDTDTVQPNIIDTDQPTDTDTDQPTDTDQPINTDTDQPPITDTEQPTDTDTDQPTDTDKPNNTDKDQPPITDTEQPTDTATDQPTDTEHITTNPTQTFDVLSNEHAAPVVEVSGTVVEENMEIQVAGEASDGGSEQTSNEAPCTIEPQEAPADITITLPEEGQKEGAEPDAEPELVCSDDDVEMADEKPDISSAEKQLTRALPFDACIVPLKSLTEAELALHEERMAHSVEGHSGLAGSGLAGAGSFLKIKRTKPVGASGLSKGLTPNPRIRCEDCGFVADGMSGLNVHISMKHPTKEKHFHCMLCGKSFYTESNLHQHLTSAAHLRNEQASIEELPEGGATFKCVKCTDPFETEQELFVHIKEKHEELLREVNKYVLEDTEQINREREENQGSVCKHCGKVCKSSNSMAFLAHVRTHTGSKPFKCKICNFATAQLGDARNHVKRHLGMREYKCHICGWAFVMKKHLSTHLLGKHGLGQPKERKFECDLCDRSFSEKWALNNHMKLHTGDKPHKCAWPACHYAFLTLSAMKDHYRTHTGEKSFLCDLCGFAGGTRHALTKHRRQHTGERPFKCQLCGFASTTQSHLTRHKRVHTGEKPYRCPWCDYRSNCAENIRKHILHTGKHEGVKMYNCPKCDYGTNGPMDFRNHLKEHHPDIENPDLAYLHAGIVSKSFECRLKGQGATFVEAESAFDGAFPVRSVGSMEGLEGQGGVQQVIIIQGYGGGEMAFDQALEESAAATLRDLAMAGQVAEVLHITEDGQVISSGREVSAGGAHHLAGGTTQYVLLESGGSVAGGGGGVHGGGAMHHHMVSESSTALDALLSAVSEMGQQDEDSQEVMIQEVVSEVMGRVVEEEEMEVEVKTEEEVCEEHQVQDEQVVQEVLQFAASQLMMKEGLTQVIINDEGTHYIVTELDDNTLQVEGTMYTQHQGGEDDQQSEGVSEGQAGERMVYYLDGAPHNLVLEKVEVD